Genomic segment of Streptosporangium sp. NBC_01755:
AGCACACTGAACGTCGCACTTCCCACCGTGGTCAGGCACTTCCATGCGGACGCGTTCGCGGCCGGCTGGGTCCTGCTGGCCTTCCTCCTTGTCAACACCGCGACGCTGGTGTTCTTCGGCCGGGTGGCCGATCTGCTCGGCCGACGGGAGATCTATCTGGCGGGGTTCGTCCTGTTCACCGTCGGATCACTGCTGGCCGGGCTCTCACCCGACATCTGGTTCCTGATCGCGATGCGCGCCGTGCAGGCGATCGGGGCCGCGATGGTCCTTGCCAACGGAACCGTGATCATCACCGACGCCTTCCCTCCGGACAGGCTCAGCCAGGGCATGGGCGTCTACATCGGCACCCTCTCGGTCGCCCAGCTCGCCGGCCCCACCCTGGGCGGCCTCATCGCCGAGGCCGCCGGCTGGCAGTGGATCTTCTGGATCAACGTGCCGGCCGGGCTGGCCGCCCTTGTCTGGGGAGCGTTCACGCTACGCCGGGTTCCACGGGGGGCCCGCCGGCCGGTGGACGCGCTCGGCAACCTGATCGTGTTCGCCGCCCTCTCCGCGGCTCTGATCGCGCTGTCCGAGGTAGGGTCGCAGGGTCTGTCCGGCCCCGTGGTGATCGTCGGTGCGGCGATCGCGGTGGTGCTGGTCCCGGTGCTGGTCGTGGTGGAGCGCCGGGCGTCGTATCCCGTGCTCAACCTGCGCCTGTTCGGCGAGCGCATGCTGGCCTTCGCCAACCTCGCCTCCTTCTGCAACGCGCTGGCGCGCTCGGCGCTGATCCTGCTGGTCGCCCTCTACTTCCAGGCCGCCAGGGGCATCGACGCCGTCACCGCGGCCCTGGGCGTGCTCC
This window contains:
- a CDS encoding MFS transporter; this translates as MVAIPQDLPGSPEYLSKLRYAWRVCSVTSLGMVMIGISGSTLNVALPTVVRHFHADAFAAGWVLLAFLLVNTATLVFFGRVADLLGRREIYLAGFVLFTVGSLLAGLSPDIWFLIAMRAVQAIGAAMVLANGTVIITDAFPPDRLSQGMGVYIGTLSVAQLAGPTLGGLIAEAAGWQWIFWINVPAGLAALVWGAFTLRRVPRGARRPVDALGNLIVFAALSAALIALSEVGSQGLSGPVVIVGAAIAVVLVPVLVVVERRASYPVLNLRLFGERMLAFANLASFCNALARSALILLVALYFQAARGIDAVTAALGVLPVPIGMALASPAAGALGRRIKPYALSVGGTLMSAAGLGILLLNTAPATPYWIIGVGLFLCGCGSGTFITGNTTQVMAALPAESLGVVNGFRLMIMNVGIVLGVALTLSVLTGSVSAELRGQVYAGTLSRLSPVAVEHLVTGFQRTYAVLFAVTLAGALTASLARPRRRA